AAGCGCGCCCTATGTCCCGGGGCGCCCCAAGGGCTATTGGTACAAGTGGAAGCGCGATCCGAACCTGGTGGACGCGGTGCTGATGTATGCCCAGCGCGGGCATGGCAAGCGCAGCAGCTTTTACTCGGACTATACATTCGGAGTGTGGAAGGGCAATGAGATCGTGCCGATCGGCAAGGCCTATTTCGGCTTTACCGACGAGGAACTCAAGCTGCTCGACAAGTGGATCAGGGGCCATACGCTGGGCACGTTCGGGCCGGTGCGCGAGGTCAAAAAGGAGCTGGTATTCGAGGTCGCCTTCGACAGCGCCCAGGAGAGTACGCGGCACAAATCGGGCGTGGCTTTGCGGTTTCCGCGCATCAACCGGATAAGGTGGGACAAGCCGGCGGCCGAAGCGGCGACGCTGGCGGATATGGCCGTGTTTGTCGGGGCGACTTAGTCTGGACGTGTGCTTGAGACCTCATGGTGAGCCTGTCGAACCACGAGGTCGGGCGGTTGGGTCGTGCCACGACCTCATCCTTCGACGGGCTCAGGATGAGGTCTACTGAAGCGCCTCAGGATGGATCCCGGCCTTCGCCGGGATGACATGGTGGATTTTAGGAGTTCGGTGAGATGTCTTCACGATCGATCAATGAAAAGCTGGTGGCGCTGACCCGGCAGATGGCCGACGCAGCCGAGGCGATGGATTTCGAGAAGGCGACCGCGCTGCGCAACGAAATTGCTCGGATCAAGGGCGAGGCGCCATTGCAGGAGGGCGACCCGGACACCGTCACCGTTGGCCAGCCGCCGCCGGGAGCGATGGGGCTGGGCACGCAGGTGCCGGTGCGGCAGCCGCCCAAGGGCTGGGTGAAGCCGAAAAAGCCCGATTTCATGACCAAGAATGTCAAGCCGCGGGCCGGGCGCTAACCTGCCTTGACCAGCGGTTCGTCCGCCAGTTTGCGGATTTCGCGCAGTTCGTTGATGGTGGTTTCGAGGTCGTCGCGCTGGCGTTCCAGCGAGGCGAGGCGTTCGTCGACCTTGGCAGTGAGCAGGTTGACCTGCTGGCTGCGGTCGGCGTCGTAGAGGCTGAGATAGTCCGAGATATCCCGCAGCGAAAAGCCCAGGCGCTTGCCGCGCAGGATCAGGATCAGCCGGGCGCGGTCGCGGCGGCGGAAGATGCGGGTGGCGCCAACCCGCTCGGGGGCGAGCAGGCCCTTGGCTTCGTAGAAGCGGATGGCGCGGGTGGAGATGCCGAATTCCTTGGCGAGGTCGGCAATGGCAAAGAGGTCGCGGTTCTCGGCTTCGGGTCGGTTCATGGCGCGGTTTCCGGCGGCGTGCCTTTGGCGGCGTGTGCCGCGGTATATTCGGCGCGCAGTTCCTTCTTGCTCAGCTTGCCGATCAGGGTCTTGGGCAGGGCGTCCTTGAAGATGATCTCACGCGGCATTTCGATCTTGTTGAGACGCTCGGTGAGATAGGCCTTGAGTTCGGTCTGGCTGGCGGTGTGCCCGGCGCGCAGCTTGACGAAGGCGACCGGGGCCTCGCCGCGATACTCGTCGGGCACGCCGATGACATTGGTCTCCTCGACGGCGCCATGGGTCATCAGCGCCTCCTCGATGGTGCGCGGATAGACATTGAAGCCCGAGCAGATGATGAGGTCCTTGATGCGGTCAACGAGGAAGACATAGCCGTCCTCATCCATATGGCCGACATCGCCGGTGCGCAGCCAGCCATGCATGAAGGCGTCTCGCGTGGCGTCAGGGTCGTTGTAATAGCCGGCCATGACCTGGGCGCCCTTGACCTGGAGTTCGCCATCCTCGCCGATGCCAACGGGCTCGCCGGTCTCGAGATTGACGAAGCGGATATCGGTGCCGGGCAGCGGCAGGCCGATGGACATGGGCTTGCCGGGCTTGCGCAAGGCGGCGCAGCAGACCACCGGGGAGGCTTCGGTCAGGCCATAGCCCTCGGCGAGGACGGCGGCGGACTTTTCGGCGACGGCCTTGCGGACCTCGTTGGGCAAAGCGGCGCCGCCGGAAATGGCAACCTCAAGGCTCGCCAGCTGTTCGCGCGTGGCGCTGTCGGCGCGGGCGATGGCGCTGAGCAATGTGGGCACGGCGGGCAGCACATTGGCGCGGGTGCGGGTGAACAGGTTGAGCAGGGACCTGAGCTCGAACCGCGGCAGCATGATCACCGGAGTGCCATTGCAGAGCGGCACGTTCATGCAGACCGTCATGGCGAAGATGTGGAAGAAGGGCAGTACGGCCACCACCTTGGAGGGCGGATAGAACAGACCATCGCCCCATTTGTCGATCTGGCTCATATTGGCGGCGATATTGGCATGGGTGAGCAGGGCGCCCTTGGGAATGCCGGTGGTGCCGCCGGTATATTGCTGCACGGCAATGTCGGCCTTGGCGTCGATGACGACAGGGGTGGGCGGCTCGCCCCGCCGCACCATGTCCTCGAAGTGGCTGATACGGTCGGCAATGGGGGAGGATTTGAGGCGGGCCAGATCCTTGCGCTTGACCACCGTGTACAGCAGCTTCTTGACCAGCGGCAGGGCGTCGGGGAAGTGGCAGACCACCAGCGACTGGACGTGGCCGGCTTCGACCAGCTTTTCGGCCTTTTCGAAAATCTGCTGCAGGTCGAGCGTGACCATCACGTCAGCGCCGGCATTGGCGGTGATGTGGCTGAGCTCGTGCACGGTATAGAGCGGGTTGCAGTTGACCACGGTGCCACCAGCGCGCAGCACAGCGTAATAGGCGATGGGGTAGAAGGGCGTATTGGGCAGCATCAGGGCAACGCGGCTGCCCTTGGTGACGCCGAACTGGCGCTGCAGGGCGCCGGCAAAGGCGATGATCTTGCTGGCCAGATCGCCAAAACTGGTGGTGCCGCCGAGAAAATCGAGCGCCACGGCAGCGGGGTTTCGGGCGCAGGCAGCCAGCACCTGCTCATGCACCGGACGGATGTCGAGCTCGACATCCCAGGCAATGCCGTCGGGATAGCTGGCGATCCAGGGGCGCGGATGGGCGTCGGACTTCTTGGCTGCCATGTTTCCTCCGGGTGCCGATGTTCGGCATGGGCTTGCTGCCCTTGATGGAGGAATATTCCATGGGTTTACGTTAGCGTCAAATGGGTGCCGAGGTTTTTCATCGTGATGCGGCTCGTCCGG
This sequence is a window from Devosia beringensis. Protein-coding genes within it:
- a CDS encoding long-chain-fatty-acid--CoA ligase, coding for MAAKKSDAHPRPWIASYPDGIAWDVELDIRPVHEQVLAACARNPAAVALDFLGGTTSFGDLASKIIAFAGALQRQFGVTKGSRVALMLPNTPFYPIAYYAVLRAGGTVVNCNPLYTVHELSHITANAGADVMVTLDLQQIFEKAEKLVEAGHVQSLVVCHFPDALPLVKKLLYTVVKRKDLARLKSSPIADRISHFEDMVRRGEPPTPVVIDAKADIAVQQYTGGTTGIPKGALLTHANIAANMSQIDKWGDGLFYPPSKVVAVLPFFHIFAMTVCMNVPLCNGTPVIMLPRFELRSLLNLFTRTRANVLPAVPTLLSAIARADSATREQLASLEVAISGGAALPNEVRKAVAEKSAAVLAEGYGLTEASPVVCCAALRKPGKPMSIGLPLPGTDIRFVNLETGEPVGIGEDGELQVKGAQVMAGYYNDPDATRDAFMHGWLRTGDVGHMDEDGYVFLVDRIKDLIICSGFNVYPRTIEEALMTHGAVEETNVIGVPDEYRGEAPVAFVKLRAGHTASQTELKAYLTERLNKIEMPREIIFKDALPKTLIGKLSKKELRAEYTAAHAAKGTPPETAP
- a CDS encoding UvrB/UvrC motif-containing protein → MSSRSINEKLVALTRQMADAAEAMDFEKATALRNEIARIKGEAPLQEGDPDTVTVGQPPPGAMGLGTQVPVRQPPKGWVKPKKPDFMTKNVKPRAGR
- a CDS encoding MerR family DNA-binding protein, whose product is MNRPEAENRDLFAIADLAKEFGISTRAIRFYEAKGLLAPERVGATRIFRRRDRARLILILRGKRLGFSLRDISDYLSLYDADRSQQVNLLTAKVDERLASLERQRDDLETTINELREIRKLADEPLVKAG